The Anabaena sp. PCC 7108 region TTTTTAGCCACTGCTCAATTTGTGGCAAAGAATGGCTATATAGAGGTGTGTCGGAAGGCAGAATAGACATAACTATTTTAGATTTTAGATTTTGGAATTTAGATGCAGAAATTATTGATTCTTGATTTTACTTGTTGTCTGTGTATTTAGTTGGTAGATTTGGGTGAATTGCTGTTGTGTATTCAGAGGTTGAGAAAGGTGAGTTTGGAAACTGGATTCACCACGAATGAGACCAATTGCGATCGCTAGTAGCAAACAACCAACAATAGTTAAACCTAACACAAATAATACAAAGATTTCTCCTGCTGACAGGGGGCGATCGCTTGCATCTAAATACATTGATTTTGAGAAATCATAAGGCTTATGTACGGAATGATTTAAATCCGTTGGGGCTTGAATGACACCAAAACGGGAATAGCCAATCTTCAAATCATAACTCAAACGCCGTTCGGGATGACTGAGAGTGGCGTAAGCTTCGTTAATTTGTTGAAATTTAGCAGTAGCAACTGTGGCCGGTAATTCTGTTGTATCAGGATGATACTGTTTACTCAGTTCTCGATAAGTGCGACGGATATCTATCACAGACGCTGATGGATGTAGTCCTAGCAAGGCATAATATGAGATTTCGCTGCTTTTTGGCATTACCCCATTGTAATTAACGGTTGTTTGAGTCACTTTGCTCAAATTATGTTTTTTTATATTTTAAATCTTTTATGAATTATGCTAGATATAAGTTCTCTAATCTATTTTCATCCTTAAATCCTGGAAGCCCTGTATATCTAACGGGAGGTGGATGACTCCCACGTCGTCACGCAAGCTTACGCCATTTCAGACATCCTCAAGATTAAACATCCACTCGTCGCCTTATTGCCTCCACCCCCGGAAAGAATCGCTCTGTGTTTACTGAAAGTGGGAAAGAACAGTTTTAGATTCTCAATCACTCCGAAGTATTTGAATTTCTGTGCGTTGGTTTTTAGAGTCATCGGGAGAAATACCTGGTAGAAGCTCACTATCATCTTTTCCCTCTGATTCGATGGTGTAATATTGTAGCTTACTATTATTGCTTAAGTATTGTTCTACTACCTTTGCCCGGCTTTCACTGAGGTTTTTGTTAAGGCTAGGAAAACGAGATTTAGAAGTGTGACCCATGACTTTAATAACAATTTTTTGAGGTTCATATTCTATAATCCGCTGAGAAATCTTATCAAGTATTGACTTGGCTTCCTGAGTCAATTCAGCTGAGTCCACTGCAAATTTTATCTCTTTCAATTTTCGTAATTTGCCGATAGAATTTCGTAATCCCCTGGGAGTAGGAGTTTCAGTAACAGTTGCTTCGGGAGCATCGCCAATATCTTCAGCCGCCTTTTCAACAAACTGAGAGGTAAACAAATCTTTGGGGTTTTTGGGGACTTGATTCAGTTTACCGTGAAGCTGTAGTAGAGCCGCTGTAGATTTAATGCGCTCTTCAAGAGTACCATCTGTCATCCATTTTTGAGCTTTACGGGAGTTAAAAAATTCAATCCCTTGATCTTTGCGGAGACTCCTATTGTAGTATGCTATCAGAAATGTGGTAATTTGCTCAGGTTGAGAAGAAATGATCCAGTCGGAAGCAACAAGTACATCGATAATTATATTTGGTACATAATCGCTAGATAGTATTTTTGTATATCCTTGTTTTGTAGCTTCCCCAATATCAGGTTCCCAGAGTACAGCTACAGCCACATTCTGGTTGGTATCTTTTAACAAATTCCAAGCCTCAGAAGAGTCTTTCACCTTCTTTTGTTCATGAAAATTTTGCAGATTAAACTCCTCAAAGTCATCACTGAGAAATAATGCTAGAAACTCGCTGGGGGTATTTTCGGCATAGGTAATTGTCAACTGTTGTCCTTGCGATTGTGCTTCCTTTAAATCCCGCAGTGACTTTAGCTGAGGATATTTTATATTATTCAGAAAAATAGCATCTCCCCCCACTGAACGGTCAATCAACCCAATAATTTTTCCTTGAGGCTTATGGATCAGGAACTGGTCGAGAGAAGTTACTAGTAAGTCAGCTTTTCCTTGTTCCAGACTTTTAGCCCGTTGAACTTGATCAAATTCATGTTGATAACTAAAGTTTAAACCTTTTTTTTTAGTGCGTTCTGAAACTCAGAACTTTGAAAAGTTTGGTAACCATTGAAGGAATTGCCTAAAAGCCTCAATTCAACATTTGTAGATGTTGGAGAAGGTGATGGGTTTTGAGAAGATGGTTGATTTGTAGGAGAAGAAGGAAGCGGTTTGTCTGGTGGTTTAATCAGAGTAAAATAACCAGTTACAAGTGCTGCAATAATTACGCCTGTGGCAGCTATAATAGCTACTTTTATCTCATTTGATATTGGATTATTATTCTTCTGTGTAAGTACAATTCGTTCCATTGATGAACGCTCAGGAGATATCTCGATCTTACGTTCGTAAGTGCCGTAACCGTCAGCTTCTATTCTTATTTCGGGATCAACTTTTTTTGTATCCTGTCTAATTGTGAATCTAAAATTTCCGTCTGTATCTGTATGTTCGGTCATCGGTATGTCTGAATATTGTAGGCTAACTTTAGCCCCTTCAATAGGGGTGTTTTTTTGATTAACAACCATACCTGTAAATTTAAACTCAGACATTATAACCTAAGCTCCTTTTTGCTTTTCTAATGAAACTGATACTCTAATTAAAAATTTAACCCTATTAATGATAATACATCTATCTCAGCTTATGGAATCAATTAAGCAGCCATGCAGAAAGTTACGATAAGGACTTGATAACCTATCGGTAATATTCTGATTAGCATTGATAAAACTGTACTGAAAACCTTGGACTTCGGTAGTGACACCCTACACTAAATTTATTATCAAAAGTTTTTTGCTGACGAGTAAGTGGATGCCGATTTATACCAGTCAATTGTCGGAATACCAAAAGAATTAATAACTTGAGAAATTTGAGGAAGAACACGCATAACTGATGCTGCAAGTACGAAGATTTCAATACTGTCCTTGACATCGATTTGACCACTAACACGCTTACACGCTATTAAAGCTCGATCAAAACCAAAATCTGGCATTAATTGATGAGAGAATTCAAGAAAGGCATAAAGTTCCTCTGGTCGCTCCACTACAGGCAAACCAGTGTCAGTGTTTCGTTCTTCCCCCCGCATTGCAACGACAGCAATTTCTGAATATATGTAACTCATGCGGGCTAGGTGACTAGAATTAAGATCCTGGATACTGCTAAGGCTATCTAAAGGTGTTATTTCAGTCCTGAGTAAAGCTTGAGCAAAAAGTGGAATTGGGGCAAAACCTGAATGAGCAGACTCATGACCAATATCGGAATCCCAATCCCAATCATGTCCCTCTTTTGGAGCCGTTGCCAGCCAAATCTGATGGTGGTTTTTTGGTGTTTTTCTCCAAGCAACACCATGATTCAACATAGATGTGCAGGGAACAGCACCCCATGGGGAATCTTCTACATCAGAATCTTGAGCTATAATATCTAATCCTCCATGTTGAGAATAGTAAAGCGCCCATGGTTGTACATGGCGATGTCCAGTTAATATGTGATGGATTTCGCGATCGCTCAATAAACCCAGAGACACAAACCGCTGCCGACGAGTATTTCTCAGACAAATCTCACGTTCAAGCCGGAAGGGAAGTTCTTCAAGAAAATCAAGTACGGCTGATTTTTCAATTTCCGAATCTGAGAACAAAGTTACTGAGAGCGGTAAATAATAATGTTGATTTGGCAACTTCTCGGTGAAATATGGGTAAAGTTCACCAGTTGAGCGAACTCTTGCATTATTCCAGGGTAAGTGTGTATCTTGAAATTCCATAATTACTATTTAATTAGATTTGTTATTATTTATCGCTTATTTTTTGGTTATTTTAAGCTTTAGCTTTTGCCTTTTCATTCCCCAATAACTTGCACTGGAAAACGTTCAAGTATTTCATCATACAGAGACTTAAAATCAGGAGTAATGAAATGGTCACGAGTTCGAGAGTCATTTAGTGGAGGGATAAAAATATCAAGAATTCTACCAGGAAGAGAACTCATTAAGATGATACGATCAGCTAGGATGAGAGCCTCGCTGATGTCATGGGTGACTAATAATACTGAACAACCTGAACCAGCAATAGCTTTGAGCAATAAGGCTTGCATACTTTTCCTTGTTGGTTCGTCCAAGGCTCCAAATGGTTCGTCAAGCAATAGTAGTTCTGGCTCAACAATCATTGTACGAGCGAGAGCAACTCTTTGGCGCATACCGCCAGAAAGTGTCTTTGGATAAGCATCAGCGAATTCGTTTAAACCTGTGAAACTTAACCATTGGGAAAGTTTTTCCTCATTTGATCGTGAGTTACTCTTGTTCAAACCAAATGCAATATTTTCCCGAACAGTCAACCAAGGAAATACGCTATATGACTGAAAAACTAAACCCCGTTGCCGATCTGGTTCTTGAATCGGCTTACCATGATACAAAACCTTCCCTGAAGTCGGTTTGTCTAGTCCTGCTGCCAATCTCAAAATTGTAGACTTGCCACAACCTGAAGGACCGATAATCACAATAAATTCACCTTGATGGGCAGAAAAATTAATGTTTTCTAGAGACTGAATCTTACGAAATTTGCTATCTACAAAAATTTTTGAGACATCCTGGAAGTCCAACAAACTACTAGGCATACTTAAATTGATTTCCATCGAAACAGCTTAGAAGCTATGATACGAAAAAGCATATCAGTCAAAGCACCTAGAATTCCCACGAATAAAATTCCTGCGAACACTTTCTCAGTTTGCAAGTATCTTTGTGATTGAATGATAAAATAACCTAAACCATTATTCCCAGCGACAAGTTCTGCTAGTACAAGGTAAGACCAAGCCCAACCAGCCGAAATACGCATATCATTCCAGATCGCAGGCATTGACCAAGGTAGCACAATCTGATGTACAATTTCCCAGTGATTTAAACCAAAGGTGCGACCCCCTTCGATAAATTCGTGAGGAATGGATGCTGTATCAAATGCAAATAGCAGAACAAGCTGAAAAACTACCCCAAATGTGATGACTGCAATTTTTTGCTCATCCCCAATTCCAAACCATAGAATACAAAGAGGGGCTAGGGCAGCAACCGGAAGATAGCGAGTAAATCCAAATATTGGTTCCAGTAAATATGATGCTAAAGTGAACTGACTGCAAAGTATTCCAATAGGAAGCGCAATTATAACGGATAAAAAAAAAGCAGTAGTTACTCTAAAAACACTCGTGAGAAAGTAATTTAAAATAAAGTCACCAGAGAAAAAAAGTTGCAGAAAACTTGAAAAAACTTGCCCAGGTGGGGGCAGAAATATGGGATCGATAGGAGTTGTTTGAGTTAAAAAATACCAAACAATTAGCAAAGTACAAAAAGGTGCAAAGTTTAATAATTGGGACTGAAAGACGGAGGGAACTTTAGCAATCAAAATAGACCTCTTTATATTAAATATTTATTGATGAATCTTCTCTTCTTTTCTCTTCGATTTTACTTGATACAAGATTCAACAGTTCCTGATTGCGAATGTTGTAGGAGTTCAACTAGTGGGAGCAGGACAGATATTTTTAAACTCTTCCGTTCTTGTAATTTCGTCAGGAAATCTTGTCTTAATTCTATCAAGTAATTGATCTGGTTTTATATTCAGATGAGGATCGATACGAAAAATACCTACATTTTGTGTATTAATTGCATTTACTTTTGATATTAGGGTATTTCTTTTGCGATTTGCTTCGACTTTAGGCAATTTTATAAAAATATTACTATCATCCCAACGTAAATAGCATATGCTTGTATTTTGAGCTTGATGTATGCAAAATGTTTCTTCGGGAGAACCTAAAAGTAAGTAAATGGTAATGTTACGTTGGACTTTGTGTAGGTTTGATGTTACAATATCAATATTATCTCTTATATAACGTTTACGTTCATCGGGTGTTTTTTCAACCCAATTAACTGTCTTATCGTACAATTCTTGTTCTTTTTTGGCTAAAAAATATTTTGCAACTGAAAGAGTTTGGAGTAGGGACGAAATATCATCAATAGTTTGATTTGTTATTTCCCCGCAATAGAAATAATACTCATAAGAAAACCTTTGGTCTATTTTTGAATGTACTATCTTGGCAAAATTATAACTTGCTTCTAATGGTTTTTGTGAGCATACCAGAATAGAATCTATGCTTGGAGATCGCTGTAATTTTTCTTCTCTATTTATGAGTCCTTCTGTAGTGATTACAGAAAACTCTTGTCCCTGAAATTTAAAAGTTTTACTGGATGGATTTATCTTCCTTCTTATATTATAAATACCTACCCCTATTGCACTTGAAATAAAAATAGTAACAGCTGGAAAAACTCCAGCTATCTCGGTTATGTTGCTGATAATCTTCACGATTTCCTTCCAATCAATTCCTTGCTGTGGTTTGGAAGGTATTGGTACTGAAGATGGCACATTTGCCTGAAATTCAGATGCACCATCAACAAACTTTGTTGATATGATTGACTTTGGATTTACTGCATCTTCGATCACACCAGCCTTCAGCCAAATATCTGAAGCCTGTTTAGCAACAGCAAAGATTGGTCCTGGATTTTCATTTGTACCAAAGTATTGACGATTACGGGCAAGATTATTAAATTTTGCACCACTCAGAATTGTTGCATACTTAGCGGCATCTACTTGGAAGAATGGAGCCATAATCTTGTTTGCCTCTTGTGGATTTTTCTCCCAATAAGCAATGGCTTTCAGTACCGCATTTACAATTTTCTGAACATCTTCGGGAGACTGATCAACAACCTTCTGATTAAATGCCAGACAATCCACAATAAGATTGGGATGTTCCTTTGTAGAGGCGAGAACATACCCTTTTCCTTTCTCTGTAGCTCTAGTTAGCCAAGGTTCCCAAACAACGGCTGCATCCACATCACCCTTAATAAATGCAGCACCAGCTAGGGCAGTTTCCATATCAATCTCCTTTAAGTCGGTCAGGCTCATTCCATTTTTCTGAAGTAAAGCCCGCACGAAAAACTCACTGGGCAAACCGCGTTGAAAGGCAACCTTTTTACCGCTTAGATCCTGGAAACTCTTGATAGACTTCTTAGCAACAATTCCATCGCCACCTACAGATTCATCTATCGCCATAACAATTTCTGTGTCTAGTCGATTGCCAGCAGCCGAGACAAAATAGTCAACAGGTGCAGCTAGGGCATCTATCTTCCCTGACTTGAGTGCGCTATTACGTTCAGCGAGACCCGTAATTACGGTTAATTCTGTTTGAATGCCAGCATCTTTGAAAAACCCTTTTTCCTGAGCAAGATAGAGTGGTCCAAAACCAATCCATGGTCCTAAGCCAATGTGATAAACTCGGTTATTTGACTGAGGTTGGCATCCTATAATTAGATAAAATACGGTAAAAAATATTGTCAGGATTAACAAGAACTTTGTCGGTAAGTTTCTGCATTTTATCAGTTTCAAGACATTCCCCCTAAATATCATAATTTACCTGAAATTCTTCTGGTACTAGAATACCAGTTTTGTACGTTTTGAATGTGATTTATCTCAATGAGTAAATAACCCTGTTCTGTCACTCTCCGAAAACATTTGCCATTTCTGAATTCTAGAGCTTTTATCTACCAAGCGATTGCACAATTTCTTTCTAATAACAAATACAACACCCATTTTTTTCTAATAGGATAGGTTGAATTCATTGGTTGATAAGGCTTTCAGAGATTGTCCTCCCGAAAAGTGACAAAAGAGGGGTATCTTGGTGGACACCCGTTAAGAGTTGCGCCATTAGCTACAGAGAAAATCCCTTAATAATTCCCACGGTAAATGGGCTAAACCCAAGGCGATTTTTTGGGTTTCTGGGCTTAAGCTTTGTGCTTCGCTAGTTTTAATTAAATCTAAATATATTCTTCTATCAGTATTTTCAACTAATGCCCGTCGTAACCATCCTTCTTTACCATCTAACCAAGAGTACAGTTTGCGTCCAATTTCTTGTAATTGGTTGATATCATCTATGTCTTGGCTGTAGTAATTTTTTTCACACTGTTGAATCAGATTACCTAATTCATGGGTATCTAAGCGGCGTGTACCATAATCACAACGCAGTTCAAAGGTTTGGTTTTGGCTGGGGGCAAAGGTGAAGTTAAACGGCATGGAGAGGCTGCACGAATGCTTAAGTGGTGATTATCGTTGCCTTCACCATGATACATTGGGTTTTCGGATTTTTGTCTCGCGTAGAGGCGGAGAGAGGGGGGTTTTTTGAGACTTCCTTGCTATTGGAAGAATATGGATTAAATGAACCGCGAAGACGCGTTCACGAAGTGTCCCGCAGGGATAGGTCGCGAAGGAAGAAGGAAGAAGGAAAGAAGAAAGGTAATACTAATTTTATGTGAGGTTGCACATAATTCTGAAATCCATTGATTTATCTGTCTTTATCCGCGTTTATCTGCGTGCCATCCGCGTACCCTTCGGGAAGCAAGCTACAATTATTCTATGCAGCTTCATATTAATTTGGTATAAGGTTTTTTAATATTCTGTAAAAAATCAACTTTATCAGGACTTACGCAACTGGCATATTGGTAGGGTGCGTCAGACCTGACATATGCTGCAAATAAACAGATACTTGATATCTGACGCACCATAAAATAGATGTTTGGTGTGACACTTGCGTAAGTCCTATTTATATCAAGTATATTGAAATTAGTAATATGGTGTTGATAACTTCTATGCTATTACTTCAAGAATTATCAGAACTGTTGCAAGCGCAAGATCCAGAAGAACGACAAATTATCACTGGTGTTAGCTGGGAAAGTTATGAAGCATTACTTGATGATTTAGGTGACAGTTTAGAATATAGAGTTACATATTTAGATGAAGTAATAGAATTAATGTCTCCTAGTCGTCGTCATGAAAAAGATAAAAACCGCGTTGGTCATTTATTAGAAATATACTTTGATGAAAAACGCATTCCTTATTTTCCCCTTGGTTCTACAACTTTCCGAAAGCAAGCAAAAAAAGGAGGATTAGAACCTGATGAGTCTTATTGTATAGGGACAGAAAAAGAATTTCCGGATTTAGCAATTGAAATTGTTGTTAGTAGTGGAGGAATTAATAAGTTAGAAGTTTATAAAAGATTAGGTGTCAAAGGGGTGTGGTTTTTCATCAATAATCAATTTACGGTTTATCATTTACGTGGTGAAAATTATGAAGTGATAGCAAGAAGTGAATTATTACCAGATTTAGATTTAGCAATTTTGGCAGAATCTGTAATTTCAGAATATCCTTTAGAGGCAGCACTAGCTTTTAGAGAGAAAATCAAATAGAGTGCAACATTTTAAATGGATACTCCAAGATCAAGATAATTGGGAGTTGAAATATCATTTTAATCCTGTTCATCCTTAAATCCTGGAAATCCTGATTTAGACTTTGCTGTTAAATTAAATCAGCACGGGGTTTAAAGGTTTCAATTTCCCGCAATTTTTCATAAAGTTCTCGTTCTTCAGAAGTGAGATTTTTGGGAGTGACTATTTGCACTTCAACTAATTGATCTCCACGTTTTCCGTTTTCCCCTGGATAGCCTTTATTAGCGAGACGAAATCTTTGTCCAGACCTCACCGCAGGAGGAATGGTCATTTTCACTGGACCGTCAAGGGTTGGTGCTTCTACTTGTCCTCCTAAAACTGCTTCACTAGGA contains the following coding sequences:
- a CDS encoding J domain-containing protein, whose product is MPKSSEISYYALLGLHPSASVIDIRRTYRELSKQYHPDTTELPATVATAKFQQINEAYATLSHPERRLSYDLKIGYSRFGVIQAPTDLNHSVHKPYDFSKSMYLDASDRPLSAGEIFVLFVLGLTIVGCLLLAIAIGLIRGESSFQTHLSQPLNTQQQFTQIYQLNTQTTSKIKNQ
- a CDS encoding OmpA family protein, which encodes MIDRSVGGDAIFLNNIKYPQLKSLRDLKEAQSQGQQLTITYAENTPSEFLALFLSDDFEEFNLQNFHEQKKVKDSSEAWNLLKDTNQNVAVAVLWEPDIGEATKQGYTKILSSDYVPNIIIDVLVASDWIISSQPEQITTFLIAYYNRSLRKDQGIEFFNSRKAQKWMTDGTLEERIKSTAALLQLHGKLNQVPKNPKDLFTSQFVEKAAEDIGDAPEATVTETPTPRGLRNSIGKLRKLKEIKFAVDSAELTQEAKSILDKISQRIIEYEPQKIVIKVMGHTSKSRFPSLNKNLSESRAKVVEQYLSNNSKLQYYTIESEGKDDSELLPGISPDDSKNQRTEIQILRSD
- a CDS encoding carboxypeptidase-like regulatory domain-containing protein — translated: MSEFKFTGMVVNQKNTPIEGAKVSLQYSDIPMTEHTDTDGNFRFTIRQDTKKVDPEIRIEADGYGTYERKIEISPERSSMERIVLTQKNNNPISNEIKVAIIAATGVIIAALVTGYFTLIKPPDKPLPSSPTNQPSSQNPSPSPTSTNVELRLLGNSFNGYQTFQSSEFQNALKKKV
- a CDS encoding ABC transporter ATP-binding protein, with product MEINLSMPSSLLDFQDVSKIFVDSKFRKIQSLENINFSAHQGEFIVIIGPSGCGKSTILRLAAGLDKPTSGKVLYHGKPIQEPDRQRGLVFQSYSVFPWLTVRENIAFGLNKSNSRSNEEKLSQWLSFTGLNEFADAYPKTLSGGMRQRVALARTMIVEPELLLLDEPFGALDEPTRKSMQALLLKAIAGSGCSVLLVTHDISEALILADRIILMSSLPGRILDIFIPPLNDSRTRDHFITPDFKSLYDEILERFPVQVIGE
- a CDS encoding ABC transporter permease; translation: MIAKVPSVFQSQLLNFAPFCTLLIVWYFLTQTTPIDPIFLPPPGQVFSSFLQLFFSGDFILNYFLTSVFRVTTAFFLSVIIALPIGILCSQFTLASYLLEPIFGFTRYLPVAALAPLCILWFGIGDEQKIAVITFGVVFQLVLLFAFDTASIPHEFIEGGRTFGLNHWEIVHQIVLPWSMPAIWNDMRISAGWAWSYLVLAELVAGNNGLGYFIIQSQRYLQTEKVFAGILFVGILGALTDMLFRIIASKLFRWKSI
- a CDS encoding ABC transporter substrate-binding protein, which translates into the protein MKLIKCRNLPTKFLLILTIFFTVFYLIIGCQPQSNNRVYHIGLGPWIGFGPLYLAQEKGFFKDAGIQTELTVITGLAERNSALKSGKIDALAAPVDYFVSAAGNRLDTEIVMAIDESVGGDGIVAKKSIKSFQDLSGKKVAFQRGLPSEFFVRALLQKNGMSLTDLKEIDMETALAGAAFIKGDVDAAVVWEPWLTRATEKGKGYVLASTKEHPNLIVDCLAFNQKVVDQSPEDVQKIVNAVLKAIAYWEKNPQEANKIMAPFFQVDAAKYATILSGAKFNNLARNRQYFGTNENPGPIFAVAKQASDIWLKAGVIEDAVNPKSIISTKFVDGASEFQANVPSSVPIPSKPQQGIDWKEIVKIISNITEIAGVFPAVTIFISSAIGVGIYNIRRKINPSSKTFKFQGQEFSVITTEGLINREEKLQRSPSIDSILVCSQKPLEASYNFAKIVHSKIDQRFSYEYYFYCGEITNQTIDDISSLLQTLSVAKYFLAKKEQELYDKTVNWVEKTPDERKRYIRDNIDIVTSNLHKVQRNITIYLLLGSPEETFCIHQAQNTSICYLRWDDSNIFIKLPKVEANRKRNTLISKVNAINTQNVGIFRIDPHLNIKPDQLLDRIKTRFPDEITRTEEFKNICPAPTS
- a CDS encoding Uma2 family endonuclease; this translates as MLLLQELSELLQAQDPEERQIITGVSWESYEALLDDLGDSLEYRVTYLDEVIELMSPSRRHEKDKNRVGHLLEIYFDEKRIPYFPLGSTTFRKQAKKGGLEPDESYCIGTEKEFPDLAIEIVVSSGGINKLEVYKRLGVKGVWFFINNQFTVYHLRGENYEVIARSELLPDLDLAILAESVISEYPLEAALAFREKIK